Below is a genomic region from Sphaeramia orbicularis chromosome 6, fSphaOr1.1, whole genome shotgun sequence.
tttgacTCCCTTTCACTGTGTCACTTCAAAAGATAATTTTCCAAGTCACATAAGTGAACCAAgatataaattacaaaaaaaagtggcATCTTTTCAACTTTTTCATCCACAACCTGCTTAGAGTCACTAAAGAGTCCTCTCCAGCTATCAGAATGACCAAACTTCtggtgattttcacctctttcatcatgtcttcttttttctttaagaGCAAGGTGAAATGTGCCAAGGTGATGGCCATGTTAGTATTGTTGACATACTATATGGTGCAAAACCATAGTTGCAGTTCATTGAGTGCTTTCAGACAAACCTTTAGAGTGGCCCTCTGAAAGAGATGACACTCAACCCAACAATTATCTTTCACTACAAATctctttttttgttgaaaaacaaaaaagtatttTGGTCTCTATGCTtctactaaaactaaaataaagcaCCCTAAAACTCAGGCCTCTAAGAGCTGTTggcaaaataaaattaattttcaaAAAGTGCTCTTCCTCTATCAGTCtataccttttttttcttttttaaaatttaattttactgattttatATCTAATATTATCTAATGTATATCTGGGTTTAAATAAAGGTTCATAGTAATAAAAGGCAATCACTAACTTCTTTCTATCTTTAtgacactgttgcccataaagttggaattttttttttgttttcagacacaatcttctttttattcttattaataGGCATTAATACATCGTTAATCACCTTTGGCCTGatacagtgattacatactgtgTCCCAGTCAAACTCTATCTATTAaatataaatcacattgtcacaatcatttcaggaaaagaggtaaaaatattatattccaactttatgtgaaAACAGTTTGACAatctgtgactttcttgacttgcaaaattattttttaaattgacaaacaacGCATATGTCACAATCAAAAGGAATCAAAAACTAATTTGTCTTTATTGAATATAGTTTTTCCAAAATAGTGGCACATCAGAGGTATAAGACTCTCTGTATATGTCATTTTCAGAGGTTTTTCCAGCACATTTTTTAGGATGCATGAGCTTTTAAAAGTTTTTCACCTTGAAACTGCAGGTTTTTTGGAGGGAGGTGGTCCTTGTATTTGTTTGTTAGACAAGGTTTTCTCCCATGCTGTCCCTGGTGCTGACAAGTATGTTGCACACTCTCCCACTTGCATGTGATGTTGATGGAAATCCATGGTCCtctgttaacacacacacacacacacaaacacacaaacacacacgcaggGACAACCCCAGCTATTTGCACTTCCTGACTTTGAAAGCTGTCATCGGGCTGTTTCAGGACTCTGGACAGTTCCCCCACAGAGACCTGCAGAGTGTTCAAACCGGAGGCTCTCACCTCAGTCCAAAGTCTGACAGGGGACAACAAGTCTGAGTCAAACACTAAGATTTGCCACTTGCATATCATGATCACGTGTATGCGTGtgtgcgtatgtatgtgtgtgtgtgtgtgtgtgtgtgtgtgtgtgagggtgtgtgtatgtgtgtgtgtgtgtgtgtgtgtgtgtgtgtgtgtgtgtgtgtgtgtgtgtgagggtgtgtgtgtgtgtgtgtgtgtgtgtgtgtgtgtgtgtgtgtgtgtgcgtgcgtgcgtgtgtgtgtgtgtgtgtgcagaagaGTCCACCCAGCCCTACCCCCATACACGCATATCATCCACCCAGAGCCATTCTATCTGTATGGAAATTTGGGCTCCACAGCTGGAATCCCACAAAGCACTGTCATCTACTAATAGTTATTATCTCTTTGGCCTGCTCCCTCACAAAACCCTGCAATACAAGCACATCGCATCTTTATGGTAATGCCCTACAATACAGCCCCAAGCTATGGTGCATAGACCTTTGTTATCATTACGATAATTCCCATTCTCAGTTGACTCCTCATTACACCATTGAAACTGCTTGGGGTTGGATAAAGACAAATTCCTGCATCTTTCTTTATTACACTGTAGCACACAGtgttgaaatgcaaaacttaGGCTCCCTAAATACTCTGTAAATATAGAGTGGCAGTCAAAATAATGACATTTCAGCATAATTGTTGTTGTTATGAATTAGTGGTGAGACATGAAAgctgttaaaattatgcttaattgAGCTCAGTGGATGTTATTGTGTATTGAGTTTTGGTGTACCCATAACGTACCAAGCATATTTTCCCAAATAATGCTTTTAAGCTAAATGttatttaaaacaaaataaattagaaATGTTGCTACAAGGCCCATATAGAGAGATGACAAAATGAGTAATGAACATTTCTATTTTGTGCGTATTAAAAATTTTATCCAATTTACAACTTGATAATTTTACATGTAATTCTCCAAACATTGGCTATAGTGTGAAATGCATATATTTGCACTTGGATTAAAGTACTGTTGAagttaataatgtatttttcagaGGAATTTTTGTCGGTTTCATCATAAAATAAGTAATTTGGCTATTTAATGTCATTCTGTGGTATACAGTGTATTGATAtcaaaaaataattatatttaagCTACCAATGCATATTTCTGACAGAaaattattgtcaccattatCTTCTTTTCCTATGGGTATAGTGTCCCTGGTGAAAAGGACGTACTTTTTCAATGTTTTGTAAATGAGTTTTCTACAAGTGATTCAACATAAGAGCTGGTGATGTACTTTGCATTTATGCCACATGAGCTAAGGGTCAGTTCTACATAAGAAGAAAACACAGTTATGCATGAAGCTCTCTGTGGCTGCTTGTCTTCTTGCGTCTCACCATGAATGCCCACACAAGGCCTCtggattgcacaaaaaaaaaaaagtaattgcgGAGTGATTGGCACAGCTTGTCCCAAGCAGCCTGTGTCCCACTCTTGAAGGCTCTCCTTAGAGCACCTTCATTGTCACACAGCCTTTTAGCACCTTTGTTCCATCTTTCCCCTAGGACCTCCCAGCTCACCATTGGCAGATGAGTCCCTGTCTGTGACAAAAGGGTCCCTGCGCTTAGCCTCATTTGATGCAGTGATGAACTCCCCCAACCCCACCCACCCCTCCTTTTACTCACACTCACTCCCTCACACACAAGCTCGGCACACCACCTCCTGCGAGAAGAAATGTTCCGTTTAGCGGTGGAGGATGTGGGGGTCAGGACCCAGGGGTGGGCTTTTAGGAGACAAATAAACATCAGAGCAGGAGAGGAGTGATGTCTTGTTTACACATTAGCCACCATTTAGCAAGTCTCACTGTTTTCACTGTGTCTTTGCGGTGGCCTCTCGAGCAGCTGATCTTTCTCTTTTGTTGTCTTTCCAGCTCAGAATCCATTTAGGATCAACGCTGGGTTTAACAGTGAATGATCTGAAAGGTCTAACTTGATGTCGGTTAGGATCTGTGGTGCTACAAATAAGTCAGATAAAATAAGTTATGTATCATTCTGAAGTTTCAGTGAATGACTGAGACTCACCCAGTCCCAGACAGCATACAAAAAACATCCAGAATAATTAGCCAGCAGCATTTCCTCCAATGATTTCCATTAGCAGCATCTCTAAATAATGTCCCTCTCACTATACCCTTCCACTGTTAATTTTTGTGATACCCAGtcaggcaaacacacacacacacacacacacacacacactcccacaaaCTGCATCTTTCTAATACCATCTAATGAGGTGATGACCAACCACTTGTTATAATTGCTTCAGTCTCCTTTTAATTTTCAAGCTTATTAATCATATGTAGAGTTATTTAAGAATGCATAAATTAATCTTAGATTAAAAAGCCTATCAAAGCCTCAAAACAATTAAAGAGTAAGGTAAGATTTCCCCTGGGCTGGCACTTTTATTTTAATAGAGTGTTCAGGTGATTATCATACTTTGATGCAGCACTGTGATTAATGCAGACACACTTTTAAATGAGCTGCTCTTTCTTGCACAAAAAGGTAAAATAAGCATGAGCTTATGTCCTCACTGACTTTTGGGTACTTTTCTCATTGGATTTTGTGGATTTGAATGAAACTACTCCATGTGATGAAAATATGAACTTAAACCAAATCCACAGTACTAGGATTCAACTGTAAGATCTGCAAGAAAGATGCCTGCTGAAAAGCTGAACAAGCATTTAGTCCATCTGAGTTGGATTTGTTTACAATGTCAGTACAACTTTGGATTGATCTGACGCCAGCAATGACTATTAATTAAGGAGGTTTATGTTGATGCCACACAGTCGACATTTAACAGGCTATACTCGTTCAGGGATCAATAGATAAGCAGATGGAGGAGATTGAGAGACTGGGCTGAACAGGCTTTACCTGATTTGAATTTTGCTCAATTTAACGTGAACATTCTCCTTGAGTTGAAGCGTCTGTTGCAGTTTAGGATTGATTCTGCATGTTTATAACATTAGTCTCACTCACACAACCCGTGTAGACTGGTGAATTAATTTAATGgaagtgaatggttgtttgatCTTAAGATTGTAAAATAATTATCATCATAGTTTACAGTTGTAGCCACTTGGGAGTGTTGGATTGtttttaatttgcttttttaTGTGACTGTGGaaataaattttaattaaaaatttcaaAGTCCGCTTTTAGGtagttcatttattattattattattattattattattattattattattattattattattattattattattattatttcgcCAATCCTGTTGTGTTGATATTTAAAATAATGTATACTAATGACAAATTGTCATCATTTCCGCTATGTTCTGTTCCAACTGAAGTCAACAGGACCAACAGGAACGTGTCCTATTACCTTCATTAATATTACATCAGTACCTGGTGCCGTGCGCGTGCCACATGAAAACGATTAACCCAAACCTTTATTgactataaaaataaataaattaaatttaaaaaaaaaaaaaaaaagttaaatgtccATCGCTTAGGGCGCACGGCTGCTGGCAATGTTCACCTTCCGGATCGTTTTCTTTCagcatgagggggaaaaaaataaataagcgcAGATCAGAGAGCTGACCTTTCGAGCAGCTGGTTATTGTCAAAACGCATGTAAGCGATGTGTAGCTTGTAAACTGTGAATCCGTGGGAACCCAACACATGATGAAGGCCTGCGCGCCGTATTCATCACCGGGCCCTGACTCCACGCATACAACAATGTGTCGGGGGTCCCTGCTGCTTTTAGCGGAATGCCAAATCCCACTGCAGCCTCCTCCGTGCATGATGTCAACaatactgcatttttttttattcagcagGATGGAGCAAaagaattaattaaatacattatAATAGAGATAATTGGATATATATGCATGATTCATAAAATATTAGTGAATATATATTTAAACATATAgagtataataaataaaatatttagttgctgctttttaataataataataataataataataataataataataataataataataataataagtccaccttcttttttatttatatctgTAGACCTGTAGGCTATAGGCTGCTGTAAGAGCAAACACTCAAATCAAACCATCTTTATTGGTCGTGAATCCATAGTTAATAGAGACTGCCTGAGTGGGAGTGCCTTGCCATAAGTTTTGCCGTCACCTGATTACTGTGGGTGTCATAGAGGGGGCTGTACTCCAGTCTGCCTGCCATGTGGACACTGCTGCTGTTGGCGCAACACAAACAGCCGAGCACAGAGAGAGGAGGGCAGTGAGCAGGAGGGAGGCGGTGCTGCACGGACAACTGCGTCCCACTCCTGAAGCACAAACATCTCCACGGCATCCAGTACGCACCacacttcttctccttctccttctccttcttcttcttcttcttgttatcGCTCCATCCATCCACTTGATCACAGCTTTCTCATTCACGACAAGGAGGAGCTGCGCGGACATAGAGGTGAGTTTAAGACACTTCGGCAGTATTTTACAACGCGTGTTTTATGCTGGATTTTCCGTGACTTTAGTCCGTCTTCTATATCCACTTTTAGGCCCAGTCTATTTTAATAATCCGTGGAAATTAACTGTCCGCTCATCTCTTTAACCTGTACGTTTTTACGATATGAAAGGCTGAAGTAGTAGGCAAATACAATTATTTTCAATGTGTAGCTTCTGTAGGATATTTACCCATTAACATTAGATTAGCTGTCATGAACATAATACTTAATTATTTCTAATGATCAGTCCATAAGAAAGCACTGGTCACTTTATTTATTACAGAATTCATACACAAGTGTCATTGTCCCATTTTGAGATGCCCTACTAAACTGTTTTTGGAAATATCAAATGCTGTATTATAGGTTCTTGTGAATCTCCCAGTTGTTATGATGATTATTGTTATGATAATGACCAAAATTCTTAATGTCACACGTCGTCTCTACAGCTTCCAGGCCTCCAAGGATGGACTCGATACCTGCGGGGCGAGATTCCAGCTCCTCGCCAAGCTCCAAACAAGAACTTTCCTACCCCAGCAACAACCTAAAGCCCAACCAGGTCGGAGAGACGGTGCTGTACGGAATACCCATCGTGTCTTTGGTAATAGATGGCCAAGAGAGACTTTGTCTTGCACAGATATCAAACACCCTGTTGAAGAATTACAGCTATAACGAAATACATAACCGACGTGTGGCGCTTGGGATCACCTGCGTCCAGTGCACCCCTGTCCAGCTGGAGATCCTGCGGAGAGCCGGGGCCATGCCAATCTCCTCCAGGCGCTGTGGGATGATAACTAAACGCGAGGCCGAAAGACTTTGTAAGTCATTTCTAGGAGCTCATTCACCTCCTAAGCTTCCAGAAAATTTTGCCTTTGACGTGTCCCACGAATGCGCCTGGGGAAGTCGAGGCAGCTTCATCCCGGCCAGATACAACAGCTCCAGGGCCAAGTGCATCAAGTGCTCCTATTGCAAcatgtatttttccccaaataAATTCATATTTCATTCTCATCGCACGCCCGACTCGAAGTACACGCAGCCAGACGCGGCTAATTTCAATTCCTGGAGACGACACCTCAAACTGACAGATAAAAGCAGCCAGACAGACGTATTGCACGCATGGGAAGACGTGAAGGCCATGTTCAACGGGGGCAGCCGTAAGAGGACGTTGCCGGGTAGTGGGCCAGACTCCAGCTCTGCACTCAAATCACACGGACCCAGCCTTCCCCGATCCTCACCCGAGATACCTGCAAAAATCCTCAACTGCGACGACAACCGGGGAGGCATGACCAGCACGCGCAGCTACCCGGTCATCCCCGTGCCCAGTAAAGGCTTCGGGATGCTGCAAAAGATCCCACCACCGCTTTTCCCTCATCCGTATGGCTTCCCAGCCTTCGGCCTGTGCCAGAAAAAAGATGATGGTATGATGGGGGAGCAGAGCAAAGCCGGCCTCCCGGGTGTCCTGTGGCCTGGTACCAAGGACAGCGCCTACCACTCCTTCCCCATGTTCTGGCCCGCGGCAGGTGCGCTCCCCATGCCTCCGTACCCCCAGACTCAGCACAAACCCGCACCTGAGCTCCTGTGTCCCCCCAGACAGACTGACATAGACATCTCAGAGCACAGTGACCGGAGCACCAACACATCAAAAGACAGCATGGTTGAAAACGACCGATGCTCCAGCACCCAGTCCACGCGTAATGAAGATGACAAGTCTGGAGACGAGGCCAGGCCGCTGGAGGGGATGACCCTTGCGCCCCGGAAAATCAGCTACGTGTCCGCATTCAGGCCTGTTATTAAAGACGCTGACTGTATCGCCAAGCTGTACGGCAACAGAGGCGCATACAATGGGTGTCGCACCGGTTATTTATCACCTGATTTTTTAAGTGAGAGCTCAAGCTACCGGTCCGTGTCTCCTTGCGTGGACAGTGAGGGTGAACCGGACGTGGATGTGGAGACAAATAAAACACCAGAGGACGAGGACTCCCGGCCTCTGTCCTCTGTGTGTCCTCGGACTCCTCCCGGCCTACTTCATAGTGTTTCACCAAACGATTCAGACTCCAAGGGCATGCAGGAAAGCAGTGTGGCTGATTCCCAGAAAATGAGCTTACACGTGGCCCAGTCCTCTGAAAGAGAAATGCAGAGCAAGCACTTATCAGAGACCCACATAGCTGCTTCTTTTACTGAAGTGAGTGGTTTTAAGTGAAAAACACAGACAATAAAACAAGCTGTAAATTCACCTGTTTGTATACTGAAGCAGATAAATCTCTGTGTTCTTgtgctaaaaaaagaaaaatggtttCATGTTCAGTGTAAAAGCACTAACAATCACAGCGTCATTTAGACAAATTATCCtgtaataaaaatatatacacacCCAGTTagactatttattattatttgttttatttttaatgatcgcagttttattttttattttttttccccacctcTTGTAATTTTGAGAGCTCAATTCTTTCTTCTTTAGGTTTACACACCGGAGAGGGGTGAGCTGCAACAAAGGAGCAGTCCGTATCAGTTCAGACCTGCGAATTACCAGACTGGAGTACTTATATCAAATGGTTAGAGCCTTTTCtgcttcttcattttttttaaatttattttttaacaaaagaCAAAACTATTTCGCTTTATAAAAAAATCgacaaaggggaaaaaattacATCGCTTTATTTTCTTTTAAGATGAAAGTGCAAGTAAAGAAGAGCCGTCTTCCACAGTGGAGGAGATTGAAACGAAATCTTTTAATGAACAAAGCAACGAGGTGAACCAGCGAGAGCAGGACGAGGGTAAGTTAAGGGCAATAAATAGTGTGGGTTTTCTTAGTGTTTAATTTTAAAATCTCTGACGAAAAAGGTGTGGGTTAATATTTTACAAATAGTggaatatgatttattttttgtgCTTAGGCGAAGACGCAACAAGAGCTGTGCCAACACAAAGAGACATAGAAAGTCTGGCAAAAGGTAAGACGGTCTGTACTGTCAGAATAATTAGAagaaattgtattattattattattattattattattattattattattattattatatttaagaTAATGAAGCTGCCTCCAGGTGTAATTCTAATACAAGCCATTACAATTTTACAAACCGAGCTAATTTTAATTTCCCTCCCCTCCTTCATCTCAGTGGACTCTGAAGGCCTTGGGGCCAAAGCATACACTGCAAACcaaacaatatttctgagttgcATCTATACCTTTAATTAAGTTTGCTGAGGTTTAAATCATACCTCAGTGAACTGAGACAAAATGAGACACTATACCATTTCTGCTGTTGCTATATTTGCCTTAAGGGAGATTCTTTGGGTTTTTACCAGAAAAAGAGGGGAGGTGAACATCTTTGACTTCAGGCCCAAATTATGATGATGTCCTTATCAGTGTGATTTTGAATAGAAAGTCATGTCTGAATGGGGCCGAGGTGTTGTTTTTTCTGCATTGATGTCTTCTATTTCTGTGTGATTTGTAGAGGAGTTACAGAAGCAGCTGTTAGAGCAAGTGGAGCTGAGGAAAAAGCTGGAACGTGAATTCCAAAATCTGAAAGGTAAGTCAAATACTGCAACAGTGCTTTATCACCGTGTTGAATTTTTTGTGATTTCATGCCAAGAGTCTCAAAAGACTTTGTGGTGCATGTGAAGTGTTCCTCTTTCTGCCATGTTTGTGATTCAAGTCAAAACATGACCCAAGCCATGACCAAATCCACCTTAACAGTAGCATGCATGCTCTCTCTGCTGAGCACAGATCTGTTAAAGGGCACTATTCTTTCAGAAATGCTAAGTGGTTCAGGGACACACTCCCCTGGGAAGAGGTGTTTTCAAAACCCCTTTTAACACTGATTTGAGAGGATTTTGATTTGAACTTTTCATCCAGTAACATTTATGCATCTAAAATAGATGTCTAATGGGATACAAATGGAATTACAGACATTATTTAACAGATAAACCTCTGACTGTGTGCAGATAGTTTTTTTTCAATGGAATCTGATGCTAAAGAAATTCCAAAGAgggcaatgtaaaaaaaatatgtcaagaaCATATTTTAAAAGAGcagatgaagatttttttttttttttttttgcaaattaaaaTGTCAGCGTTAATGTTAAGTTGTTTTACCTGCAACATGTAAAGACACATGTAGTAAAAATATCTGGATTTATATACAGAAACCTTTTGAAATGCATAATATAAAGAATATGAAATGTAGACTAAATGTGTTTATGGCTTAAGAGCCATGACATCAAACAGAGTGATTGAGCACACTATTTAAATAACAGGTGAATTTCTCAGTAAAACACCATTCAGGGCTGAAGAATTTACTCGTGCTAATGTCTCACTCACAAAATAATTGCTTGTGAACTCCTGCTCTGAGCCCACACATTGTTTTGTTCGacatcagatatttttttatatttaattagaGAATACACATAAATCTGAACTGTTTATGCACCAAAAAGAGAAACCACAgttccatttttttgtgtttttgttgttacatTCCTTAAAATACCAGTGGCAAAAGTTAGACACCTCTTAACTGATTCTTGGTGATGCATCGTtataaaaataaatgttggaGAAGAATGTTCCCATCATTGCATTCTGATTTTCTGTCTAGTCTTGATAAACACAAACTGTAACATATTAATGATGCATAACcagtctgtttctttgttttagttcagatttcTATTCCACTATCCGCTCAGTTATGGTGTGCTGTTTCAAGGACTGatcaaaaaattaaatactttcctaaaaaaataaagtaaacacACACTGATAAAAATTTTTGATTGAAATTTTAACTTTTTCATCAAATGTAGTTTAAGGTTAAACTAAACAATATTTAATACTTCtgcattttttttatctttataatTCACATTGTTGTACTGCATCCACTGTGCAAATTAGCTGTTCTGTAAAAAGCAACATATATAGACGTACAGCACAAGAGcatataataatgtaaaaaataaaataaaataaaaaatccacaCTTGTAAAGcattcattttattattagtaAACATTATAACAAGATATTATAAGCTCATCATAACATGCTGGTTTGTCGCGTTAGTTTGAGAACAGCGCCCTCAAGAGAGAGAAAAAGGGTTATCAATGTTATCGCTCTATTGATCTGCAAAAAGAAGACAACGTTCATCCAatcaaacttgtttttttttttttttttggtttttttttcattatttgtttcTATTATTGTACAGGGAAAACAGTGGCTACCTTAACCGTTCTatgattttacattcatttttattGAGGCTACATCAGAGACTGTGGTGTGTTTTCTGCAAACTCACACATCAGTGACTCAAATCTATTCCCGTTATTTGTTCTTCAGATAACTTTCAAGATCAAATGAAAAGGGAACTTTCCTACAGGGAGGAGATGGTTCAGCAGCTCCATATCGTCAGAGGTGAGAAAAATAAAGCAAAGGAAAAGAATACAGCGGCGCAGCGGCGTGTTTTTCAATTTCTGCCGTGGATCTATATAGTGGCATATTTGCGGACTTGATTGATGACAGGCCACGCTCAAAACAACTTTTCATGCAAGTGTGTCTAGTGTATCTGTAGTCTCTATTATTTGGCGTTTGGAGACGTAAAACTGCCTGTGAGATGCACTCGAGTCACTTTGGATCGAACCAGATTTTTCTATTATTTACTGGTGATTTAAGATACTTATCTCCTGTTTTCCGAATGGAAATTAAATAGGCCTATTAAAAATTTCTCAGTCTACAGTATACACCCCTTTTAACAATTTAATAATGAAGTGAATTAAGCTCATTATCACTGTCCGGTTTGCGACTCTATTTCATGGTTTGACAACAACATTTGAACCTTTTTACAGAATAAGGGTGAATTTCAGCCTCATTTTAAAGACAATTATAAATATAACTTTTTAACGTCGATATAGGATGTTTTGGtgaatgtgttgttttttgtttttttgttttttttaccagttgccaaaatttaaaaaagaaaagaaaaaggatttAACCTGAATTACAGATTGACATGTAATTCCAAACGTGCGCCGTTAAATAAATAGACCTACATTTTGTGTCAATGTCTCTTCGCTCGTACACTATTGATTGTCCTATGTCCTTTTTCATAGAAGCTCACGACGCTTTACACCATTTCTCCTGTAAGATGTTAACTCCACGCCACTGCTCCGGATCCTGCACCTTCAAATCTCCCCTGTTACCACCCTGAGTTACGTTAAAGCACAACTGATGGACAAGGAAACAAAAGACACCTCTACAGCTTCTGCAAATAACCGGAAACCTTAAAGAACTTAACGAGGATTCGAGTTAAAGCTGACTACAACTGTAATTAGGCTACTTGTAATATTTCCAAATGTGTATCTTCACTCTCAGTATTTATCTTACATACGGTGAAATTTGTTTTACTGAAATGATACCATTGatgatatttattatttgtgGCAAAGTGCAATGACAATGTATGTATCTTGTAATAGGTATaggttgttattttgttttttctgttgtcaATAGCAGCTCGGACTAGCCAATTCATATCATCTCAGTATTGTGAATTAGCCTACtacttttcctgtgtttttttctttgcagtcCAATAGCTTACAGACCTTTGGATGTTATGCACTTTAAATGAGTGATGGAAATTAGCTACAACCAGAAAATAGGCCTACAATATAATTAAAGCGGTCAAACCATGcctatttgtttctttttatgacttAACAAACACAG
It encodes:
- the skor1b gene encoding SKI family transcriptional corepressor 1 homolog-B isoform X1, with translation MSHVVSTASRPPRMDSIPAGRDSSSSPSSKQELSYPSNNLKPNQVGETVLYGIPIVSLVIDGQERLCLAQISNTLLKNYSYNEIHNRRVALGITCVQCTPVQLEILRRAGAMPISSRRCGMITKREAERLCKSFLGAHSPPKLPENFAFDVSHECAWGSRGSFIPARYNSSRAKCIKCSYCNMYFSPNKFIFHSHRTPDSKYTQPDAANFNSWRRHLKLTDKSSQTDVLHAWEDVKAMFNGGSRKRTLPGSGPDSSSALKSHGPSLPRSSPEIPAKILNCDDNRGGMTSTRSYPVIPVPSKGFGMLQKIPPPLFPHPYGFPAFGLCQKKDDGMMGEQSKAGLPGVLWPGTKDSAYHSFPMFWPAAGALPMPPYPQTQHKPAPELLCPPRQTDIDISEHSDRSTNTSKDSMVENDRCSSTQSTRNEDDKSGDEARPLEGMTLAPRKISYVSAFRPVIKDADCIAKLYGNRGAYNGCRTGYLSPDFLSESSSYRSVSPCVDSEGEPDVDVETNKTPEDEDSRPLSSVCPRTPPGLLHSVSPNDSDSKGMQESSVADSQKMSLHVAQSSEREMQSKHLSETHIAASFTEVYTPERGELQQRSSPYQFRPANYQTGVLISNDESASKEEPSSTVEEIETKSFNEQSNEVNQREQDEGEDATRAVPTQRDIESLAKEELQKQLLEQVELRKKLEREFQNLKDNFQDQMKRELSYREEMVQQLHIVREAHDALHHFSCKMLTPRHCSGSCTFKSPLLPP
- the skor1b gene encoding SKI family transcriptional corepressor 1 homolog-B isoform X2, translating into MSHVVSTASRPPRMDSIPAGRDSSSSPSSKQELSYPSNNLKPNQVGETVLYGIPIVSLVIDGQERLCLAQISNTLLKNYSYNEIHNRRVALGITCVQCTPVQLEILRRAGAMPISSRRCGMITKREAERLCKSFLGAHSPPKLPENFAFDVSHECAWGSRGSFIPARYNSSRAKCIKCSYCNMYFSPNKFIFHSHRTPDSKYTQPDAANFNSWRRHLKLTDKSSQTDVLHAWEDVKAMFNGGSRKRTLPGSGPDSSSALKSHGPSLPRSSPEIPAKILNCDDNRGGMTSTRSYPVIPVPSKGFGMLQKIPPPLFPHPYGFPAFGLCQKKDDGMMGEQSKAGLPGVLWPGTKDSAYHSFPMFWPAAGALPMPPYPQTQHKPAPELLCPPRQTDIDISEHSDRSTNTSKDSMVENDRCSSTQSTRNEDDKSGDEARPLEGMTLAPRKISYVSAFRPVIKDADCIAKLYGNRGAYNGCRTGYLSPDFLSESSSYRSVSPCVDSEGEPDVDVETNKTPEDEDSRPLSSVCPRTPPGLLHSVSPNDSDSKGMQESSVADSQKMSLHVAQSSEREMQSKHLSETHIAASFTEVYTPERGELQQRSSPYQFRPANYQTGVLISNDESASKEEPSSTVEEIETKSFNEQSNEVNQREQDEGEDATRAVPTQRDIESLAKEELQKQLLEQVELRKKLEREFQNLKDNFQDQMKRELSYREEMVQQLHIVRAHDALHHFSCKMLTPRHCSGSCTFKSPLLPP
- the skor1b gene encoding SKI family transcriptional corepressor 1 homolog-B isoform X3, with the protein product MDSIPAGRDSSSSPSSKQELSYPSNNLKPNQVGETVLYGIPIVSLVIDGQERLCLAQISNTLLKNYSYNEIHNRRVALGITCVQCTPVQLEILRRAGAMPISSRRCGMITKREAERLCKSFLGAHSPPKLPENFAFDVSHECAWGSRGSFIPARYNSSRAKCIKCSYCNMYFSPNKFIFHSHRTPDSKYTQPDAANFNSWRRHLKLTDKSSQTDVLHAWEDVKAMFNGGSRKRTLPGSGPDSSSALKSHGPSLPRSSPEIPAKILNCDDNRGGMTSTRSYPVIPVPSKGFGMLQKIPPPLFPHPYGFPAFGLCQKKDDGMMGEQSKAGLPGVLWPGTKDSAYHSFPMFWPAAGALPMPPYPQTQHKPAPELLCPPRQTDIDISEHSDRSTNTSKDSMVENDRCSSTQSTRNEDDKSGDEARPLEGMTLAPRKISYVSAFRPVIKDADCIAKLYGNRGAYNGCRTGYLSPDFLSESSSYRSVSPCVDSEGEPDVDVETNKTPEDEDSRPLSSVCPRTPPGLLHSVSPNDSDSKGMQESSVADSQKMSLHVAQSSEREMQSKHLSETHIAASFTEVYTPERGELQQRSSPYQFRPANYQTGVLISNDESASKEEPSSTVEEIETKSFNEQSNEVNQREQDEGEDATRAVPTQRDIESLAKEELQKQLLEQVELRKKLEREFQNLKDNFQDQMKRELSYREEMVQQLHIVREAHDALHHFSCKMLTPRHCSGSCTFKSPLLPP